A window of Methanobacteriaceae archaeon contains these coding sequences:
- a CDS encoding metallophosphoesterase: MLIGVISDTHIPERAQKIPEKVFKVFRDVDIILHAGDLVSPQVKDQLDEIAPTICVQGNMDRYSGLKLPQRKKFNLEGVKIGLSHGEVYPRGDTQQLRYIGLEMKVEVLITGHTHWSFIKELPDMLLLNPGSPTVPRLSDPSVMIIEIKADKLDARIVKIGSPTCKALNFKENSLNEPME, translated from the coding sequence ATGTTAATAGGAGTTATATCCGACACCCATATTCCTGAAAGAGCTCAAAAAATTCCTGAAAAAGTTTTTAAGGTTTTTAGGGACGTTGATATTATATTACATGCTGGTGATCTTGTTTCACCGCAGGTTAAAGACCAGTTGGATGAAATTGCACCTACCATCTGTGTACAGGGAAATATGGATCGTTATAGTGGTTTAAAACTTCCACAAAGGAAGAAATTTAATCTTGAAGGTGTTAAAATTGGCTTATCACATGGAGAAGTCTATCCAAGAGGAGATACTCAGCAGCTCCGTTATATTGGTTTGGAAATGAAGGTGGAAGTTCTTATCACTGGACATACCCACTGGTCATTCATTAAAGAGTTGCCAGACATGTTACTCCTAAACCCGGGAAGTCCAACTGTCCCCCGGCTTTCAGATCCATCGGTAATGATCATTGAAATCAAAGCTGACAAGTTGGATGCTAGGATAGTTAAAATTGGATCTCCTACATGTAAAGCTCTGAATTTTAAGGAGAATAGTTTAAATGAGCCAATGGAATAA
- a CDS encoding NMD protein affecting ribosome stability and mRNA decay, with protein MFCIECGKEDEKLFKGLCRSCFASDNKVIIIPPEVEVEVCAHCSAVHVEGKWLDTEQSEEEIIAETIASASVPDKDAEDIVLEIDLINQKGSVFEILVNASGKVKGVPVKREYSTKVKLNRNTCPNCSKYASGYYEAVLQLRAHERQLESDEIQKADEIIKQSLDKLYHNNRMAYLSQRLELKEGIDYYFGSLKTARKISNTLKDEMGGVMKESPRLMGRDKSAGKDLYRTWISLRLPFFQKGDFLSLDNHVGRVIDSTGKKIIICDLITQENISVSWRKYSNLELLANSADVKNTTISSKSPSEIQLLHPETYQPVDLDMTSQLSYLNIGDQVEVVEIRKKLYILPK; from the coding sequence ATGTTCTGTATTGAATGCGGTAAAGAAGACGAAAAACTGTTTAAAGGACTCTGCAGATCTTGTTTCGCTTCGGATAATAAAGTAATCATCATACCCCCAGAAGTGGAAGTAGAAGTGTGTGCACACTGCTCAGCAGTCCATGTGGAGGGCAAGTGGCTGGACACTGAACAGTCTGAAGAGGAAATCATAGCAGAAACCATTGCCAGCGCTTCTGTTCCAGATAAAGATGCAGAAGATATTGTTCTGGAGATAGATCTTATCAATCAGAAAGGTTCTGTTTTTGAAATACTGGTGAATGCAAGTGGTAAAGTGAAAGGAGTACCAGTTAAAAGAGAATACAGTACCAAGGTTAAACTCAACAGAAACACCTGTCCCAACTGCAGCAAATACGCATCAGGGTACTACGAAGCAGTTCTACAATTGCGGGCCCATGAACGCCAATTGGAATCTGATGAAATTCAAAAAGCTGATGAGATTATAAAACAGTCCCTGGATAAACTGTATCATAATAACCGCATGGCTTATCTCTCCCAGCGCCTGGAACTTAAAGAAGGTATTGATTATTACTTTGGATCGTTGAAAACAGCCCGTAAGATTTCGAATACTCTGAAAGATGAGATGGGCGGTGTTATGAAAGAGTCACCACGCCTCATGGGTCGAGACAAATCTGCTGGTAAAGATCTTTACAGAACATGGATATCACTACGACTTCCCTTCTTCCAGAAGGGCGATTTTTTAAGCCTTGATAATCATGTGGGGCGAGTTATTGATTCAACTGGTAAGAAGATTATTATCTGTGACTTGATAACACAGGAAAATATCTCGGTGTCCTGGAGGAAATATTCCAATTTGGAACTGTTAGCTAACAGTGCAGATGTTAAAAATACAACCATCAGCTCCAAATCCCCCAGTGAAATACAATTACTACACCCGGAAACCTATCAACCTGTGGATCTGGACATGACATCTCAATTATCATATTTGAATATTGGAGATCAGGTGGAAGTGGTGGAAATAAGGAAAAAACTCTATATCCTGCCAAAATAA
- a CDS encoding tyrosine--tRNA ligase, which translates to MDTDSTIDIIKQGTLEVVTPDELRDKLENNKKTAYIGYEPSGKVHLGHAITVKKMIDLQKAGFKIKILLADLHAYLNGKGSLDEIKEISEYNAKCFRALGLSSDTEFILGSSFQTQEDYTMKVYQLALSTTLTRAKRSMAQITRDAEDHQVAEVIYPLMQVVDMLFLEADLAVGGMEQRKIHMLARDNLPKLGFPSPVCIHTPLLHGTDGSDKMSSSKENFIAIDDEPSVIREKIKKSFCPAGEVEGNPVLEIAHHFIFSDRDTLLIPRPDKFGGNLELTQDELVKKYSEGDLHPLDLKNGVAECLVEILKPVRDYLKV; encoded by the coding sequence ATGGACACAGATTCAACAATTGATATTATCAAACAGGGCACCCTGGAAGTGGTGACTCCTGATGAACTCAGAGATAAACTAGAAAATAATAAAAAAACAGCTTACATTGGATATGAACCATCAGGAAAAGTTCATTTAGGTCATGCGATCACTGTTAAAAAGATGATAGACTTGCAGAAAGCAGGTTTCAAAATAAAGATCCTCCTGGCAGATCTTCATGCTTATCTTAATGGTAAGGGTAGTTTGGATGAGATAAAGGAAATCTCAGAATATAATGCCAAATGTTTCAGGGCGCTGGGACTTTCTAGTGATACTGAATTCATTTTAGGTAGCAGTTTCCAGACTCAGGAAGATTACACCATGAAAGTTTACCAGCTGGCACTTTCCACCACTTTAACCCGTGCCAAGAGAAGTATGGCACAAATAACACGAGATGCTGAGGATCACCAGGTGGCGGAGGTAATCTACCCTTTAATGCAAGTAGTTGACATGCTGTTTTTAGAGGCGGACTTGGCAGTTGGTGGTATGGAACAGCGAAAGATTCATATGCTGGCCAGGGATAATCTGCCTAAATTGGGATTCCCCTCTCCAGTATGCATCCACACCCCGCTACTCCATGGTACAGACGGTTCAGATAAGATGTCTTCCAGTAAAGAAAACTTCATAGCCATTGATGATGAACCAAGTGTCATACGTGAAAAGATTAAAAAGAGTTTTTGCCCTGCGGGTGAAGTTGAGGGAAATCCGGTTCTGGAAATTGCACATCATTTCATCTTCAGTGACAGAGATACTCTGCTTATCCCCAGACCAGACAAATTTGGGGGTAATCTGGAATTAACCCAAGATGAACTAGTCAAGAAGTACAGTGAAGGAGATTTACATCCTTTAGACCTGAAAAATGGTGTTGCAGAGTGTTTAGTGGAGATCCTGAAACCAGTACGAGATTATCTTAAAGTTTAA
- a CDS encoding 23S rRNA (uridine(2552)-2'-O)-methyltransferase (Specifically methylates the uridine in position 2552 of 23S rRNA in the fully assembled 50S ribosomal subunit), whose translation MSQWNKERKNEEYYKKAKKEEYRSRASFKLLQLNRKYKIIKNGDSVVDLGAAPGGWSQVALELVGQDGLVVAVDLNRVKPFPLENFWSITGDFTQKDTLEEIERTLQGKAQVIISDASPKLSGIKDIDQLRSIELAQSVLSICESILKYKGNIIIKVFQGSGYPELLKDVKTKFQTVRTTKPPSSRKKSGEMYLVGRGFHRAGKRN comes from the coding sequence ATGAGCCAATGGAATAAAGAACGTAAAAATGAAGAGTATTATAAGAAGGCGAAAAAGGAGGAATACCGCTCCAGAGCCTCCTTCAAGTTACTGCAATTAAATCGGAAGTATAAAATAATAAAAAATGGGGACTCTGTGGTTGATCTGGGTGCAGCTCCCGGTGGTTGGTCTCAAGTAGCCCTTGAACTTGTAGGCCAAGACGGCCTGGTAGTGGCTGTGGATCTTAATCGAGTGAAACCGTTCCCTCTAGAAAATTTTTGGAGCATAACCGGAGACTTCACTCAAAAAGACACTCTTGAAGAAATAGAGCGAACATTGCAGGGCAAAGCACAGGTTATTATTTCCGATGCTTCTCCTAAATTGTCTGGGATCAAAGACATAGATCAGCTTAGATCAATAGAGCTGGCCCAGAGTGTGCTGAGTATATGTGAAAGCATACTTAAATATAAAGGAAATATTATAATAAAGGTTTTTCAGGGTTCAGGATATCCAGAACTCCTTAAAGATGTTAAAACAAAATTTCAGACCGTTAGAACTACTAAACCACCTTCTTCCCGAAAGAAAAGTGGAGAAATGTACTTAGTGGGACGGGGCTTTCACAGAGCTGGAAAAAGAAATTAA
- a CDS encoding translation initiation factor IF-2 subunit beta, which yields MSDYEELLDRGIEQLPPQALETKRFSVPKAYSIIQGNRTIIQNFGEIADAMNRDPQHILKFLLRELGTAGNLEGNRAIMQGKFTHYLINERMDDYVQRFIMCHECNRPDTKIIREDRIFILKCEACGAKAPLKTL from the coding sequence ATGAGCGATTATGAAGAATTACTTGACCGAGGTATTGAACAATTACCACCCCAGGCACTGGAGACTAAAAGGTTCTCAGTTCCCAAGGCTTACTCCATAATTCAGGGAAACCGAACCATAATTCAAAACTTCGGAGAAATAGCCGATGCAATGAACCGGGACCCCCAGCATATTCTCAAATTTCTGTTAAGAGAACTGGGTACTGCTGGTAACCTGGAAGGAAACCGAGCCATCATGCAGGGAAAATTCACCCATTATCTGATAAATGAACGAATGGATGACTATGTGCAACGTTTCATTATGTGCCATGAATGTAACCGTCCAGATACCAAGATCATAAGGGAAGACCGCATATTCATCCTTAAATGTGAAGCTTGCGGGGCCAAGGCTCCTTTAAAGACCCTTTAA
- a CDS encoding minichromosome maintenance protein MCM — METTAQSTTDKTKNPVAKFEEFFSTKYKDTIFDALEKYPEERSVVVDYVELEMFDPDLADLLIEKPEEVIKAASKAVQNIDPLRKNAELHIRFENVRNQIPLRYLRSKYIGKFVSVDGIVRKTDEIRPRILKAIFECRSCMRLHEVQQKSNLITEPALCQECGGRSFRILQEESEFLDTQNTKVQEPLENLSGGEQPRQINVVLEDDLVDTVTPGDVVRITGTMKTVRDEKTKRFHNYIYGNYISALEQEFEEIEMSAEDEEKIKELAANPDIYNKIINSTAPSIKGYREVKEAIALQLFGGYAKELDDKTRIRGDIHILIVGDPGIGKSQMLKYVSKLAPRGIYTSGKGTSGVGLTAAAVRDEFGGWSLEAGALVLGDKGNVCVDELDKMRPEDRSAIHEALEQQTISIAKAGIMATLNSRCSVLAAANPKFGRFDRYKSIAEQINLPSTILSRFDLIFVVEDKPNVERDSALASHILNTHRDTAVPYDIEPELLRKYIAYARKEVKPRLTNEAMDVLREFYVGMRGGAADEDSPVPITARQLEALVRLAEASTRIRLGEEVTAEDAKRAVSLQEKCLKQVGYDPETGKVDIDKVEGRTPKSDRDKIRVVQEIIKELEEEYGGRAPTNILITEMRDRYNMSEEKVEDLIRQLKRKGIIYEPQQGYLRVA, encoded by the coding sequence ATGGAAACTACAGCACAATCCACAACTGATAAAACAAAAAATCCTGTGGCCAAGTTCGAGGAGTTCTTTAGTACTAAATACAAAGATACAATTTTTGATGCTCTGGAGAAATATCCAGAAGAAAGATCAGTGGTAGTTGATTATGTAGAACTGGAAATGTTCGATCCGGACCTGGCAGATCTGCTTATTGAGAAACCAGAAGAAGTTATTAAAGCTGCATCTAAAGCTGTTCAAAACATTGACCCCCTCAGGAAAAATGCAGAATTGCATATTCGCTTTGAGAACGTGCGCAACCAAATCCCCCTACGTTACCTGCGCAGCAAATATATTGGTAAGTTTGTATCTGTGGATGGAATTGTTCGTAAAACTGACGAAATCCGTCCCCGAATTTTAAAAGCCATATTCGAATGCCGTAGCTGCATGCGACTCCATGAAGTACAGCAAAAGAGTAACCTCATCACTGAACCCGCCCTGTGCCAGGAGTGTGGAGGCCGATCCTTCCGCATCTTACAGGAGGAGTCTGAGTTTCTGGACACCCAAAACACTAAAGTGCAGGAACCCCTGGAAAATCTTTCTGGAGGAGAACAACCCCGCCAGATCAATGTAGTGCTGGAAGATGACCTGGTGGATACTGTGACTCCGGGAGACGTGGTCAGAATCACCGGAACCATGAAAACCGTTAGAGACGAGAAGACAAAGCGTTTCCATAACTACATTTATGGTAATTATATCAGTGCCCTGGAACAGGAGTTTGAAGAAATAGAGATGAGTGCTGAAGATGAGGAAAAAATCAAGGAACTGGCTGCCAATCCTGATATTTACAATAAAATTATCAACTCCACCGCACCATCAATTAAGGGATACAGAGAGGTTAAAGAAGCAATTGCCCTGCAATTATTTGGAGGATATGCTAAAGAACTTGATGACAAAACCCGAATCAGAGGAGACATTCACATCCTTATTGTAGGTGATCCAGGTATAGGAAAGTCACAGATGCTTAAATACGTCTCTAAGCTGGCACCGAGAGGAATTTACACCAGTGGTAAAGGAACCAGTGGCGTAGGTTTAACTGCAGCAGCTGTAAGAGATGAGTTCGGTGGCTGGTCATTGGAAGCAGGAGCACTGGTACTTGGGGATAAGGGTAATGTCTGTGTGGATGAATTGGACAAGATGCGGCCAGAAGATCGCTCTGCCATCCACGAAGCCCTGGAACAGCAGACCATCAGTATAGCCAAAGCTGGAATTATGGCTACTTTAAACTCGCGTTGTTCAGTACTGGCAGCTGCCAACCCAAAATTCGGACGTTTTGACCGTTATAAATCAATAGCTGAACAAATTAACCTACCTTCAACAATTCTATCACGTTTTGACCTTATATTTGTGGTGGAAGATAAGCCAAATGTGGAAAGAGATAGTGCACTGGCCAGCCATATCCTTAACACTCATCGGGACACAGCAGTGCCCTACGATATCGAACCAGAACTTCTTAGAAAGTACATTGCCTATGCACGGAAAGAAGTTAAGCCTCGTCTAACAAACGAAGCCATGGATGTTCTGCGAGAGTTCTACGTGGGTATGCGTGGTGGAGCAGCTGATGAGGATTCTCCCGTGCCCATTACAGCCAGACAGCTTGAAGCACTGGTTCGTCTGGCAGAAGCAAGTACTAGAATCAGATTAGGAGAGGAAGTAACTGCTGAAGATGCCAAAAGAGCAGTCAGTCTCCAGGAAAAATGTCTCAAACAAGTAGGATACGATCCAGAAACAGGGAAAGTTGATATTGACAAAGTAGAGGGTCGGACACCTAAATCTGACCGGGATAAAATAAGAGTTGTTCAGGAGATCATCAAAGAACTGGAAGAGGAGTACGGAGGACGCGCTCCCACCAACATACTTATAACTGAAATGAGAGATAGATATAATATGAGCGAGGAAAAGGTTGAAGACCTTATCCGGCAGCTGAAAAGAAAAGGAATCATTTATGAACCCCAGCAAGGTTACTTGAGAGTGGCCTGA